Within the Pseudomonas orientalis genome, the region GATGCGGGTTTCGAAGCGGTCGATGGCCAATTCCAGGGTCTCGCTGGTGGCGATCTGCTTGACCAGCGGGTAGCCGACAATCGCCAATACGATGGCGATGGCCGCCACGATCGACTGGCCGCGCGGCAAGTACACCGGGCGCAAGCGTGTCCACAGGAACACCGCGAACGCGGTGTGGGCAATGAACGCCAGCACGATCCACCAGGCAAAATACTGGGTGGCGTATTCGCCCGCTTCAGAAATGTTCGACTCGAACATGATGAAGATCACGCTCTGGGAAAATTCCTGCTGGTAAATAAAGAAGTAACCCAGGCTCGCCATGGAGCAGGCCCACAGCACCACGCCGATCACGGCGGCCAGTACCCGCGTTTGCCGGGGGAACAGCAGCATCGGCGCCAGCCACAGTGCACTCATGAAGAATGCCTGGCGGAAACCACTGAAGCCGGACGTACCGGTCAGTTGGATAAGCAGTTGGGTAATACCCGAGAAATACCAGAAAAACAGGAATAACCAGCCAAGGCCGGCCCAATCAAAACCTTTCGCAGTCGTCGTGCTGCGTTTGAACATCGCCATCCAGCGCCCCATCAGAAAATGATCGTCGCGCACACGCGCGCAACATCGGGCCGCTCAGAACATGAGCGGCATCGCGGGCGGGAGTATCGGGACAGGCGTGTGAAAACTTTGTGAGTTTTCTGTAGGTATTACCTTACAAACTAACCAAAGGCGTTCAGCAGAGTGCGGGCTTGGCGCCGGACGGCAGCTCCAGCTGGGCCTGGAGGTGGGAACGCAGGCGCAGGACTTCCTGTTGCAACTGATCGCGCTCGTCCTTCAACTGACGCAATTCATCGCGGCGGATGCTGACGTAGAGGGTCTGTGGCGGTCGGGTCATCTGTGCTGTGCTCATTGCTTGCCTCGCAAATAGCCGGGTAGATCGCGCCGCCGAAACAGGTGAGCGGCAGCAGTCGTGGCAAGTTTGAATTCTTTTTCACATCAAGGGAACTTTTTTATTTTTGGTGGTCGTGTGACTTTTGCCACCGTGATGGTGAAATGCTGGCAACTTTTTTAGCATGAAACTACGCGGATCCGCTCTGGACTAACCCTCATTAGCCTCATTGCGCTATAAACTATGTCACACATTTTTTAGCAGTTAGGAGCATCAGCACATGCAACTGGGGATTATCGGACTAGGCCGCATGGGCGGTAACATTGCGCGGCGCCTGATGCTCAATGGGCATACCACCGTTGTATATGACCGTAACGAAGCCTTTGTCAAAGGCCTGAGCGAGGAGGGCGCCACCGGCGTCGCCGACTTGAAAGCCCTGGTGGCCGGCCTGCAAAAGCCTCGCGCTGTGTGGGTAATGTTACCGGCGGGCGCTCCCACCGAAGACACCATCAATGA harbors:
- a CDS encoding DUF6026 family protein, with the translated sequence MSTAQMTRPPQTLYVSIRRDELRQLKDERDQLQQEVLRLRSHLQAQLELPSGAKPALC